From the genome of Xiphophorus couchianus chromosome 6, X_couchianus-1.0, whole genome shotgun sequence, one region includes:
- the mul2 gene encoding mitochondrial ubiquitin ligase activator of nfkb 1-A — translation MEGFPLTFTEAVCLGASLSLSGVFYYLYKRSRLTVKKLENAPHISIDGKLKDLLKVTPGGCLQYAVVEGTVKPVDEPLTSHFNKDISGVLQKFTIKEHRLIWSSISRTWMDSERILHQRVNMVPFALFGLDKAAVKVQSPLQADGIYTEVINEKFHQPTLSFGELVGVYFSGEKPKGVLEIEEMLKVGTTLTGIGELTLDTDGTVTLRPPSDNSPYFLSLTDFENLRNETCNIAVFWKVLVVVSALAGTAVLFWAGLRFYRTFKDRWEQDAASREFARQQAEAARLRAERANAEGSEEEDNNQMGNVCVICLSEPRDCILLDCAHVCCCFTCYQALPQRTCPICRQNIARVLPFYQP, via the exons ATGGAAGGGTTTCCTCTGACCTTTACAGAGGCAGTGTGCCTTGGTGCCAGCTTGAGCCTCTCTGGAGTCTTTTACTATCTATACAAAAGAAGTAGATTAACAGTTAAGAAACTTGaa AATGCTCCACATATTAGTATAGATGGAAAGCTCAAAGACCTTTTGAAAGTTACTCCTGGAGGCTGCTTACAGTATGCTGTGGTTGAAG GTACGGTAAAACCAGTGGATGAGCCTCTAACAAGCCATTTCAACAAAGACATTTCTGGTGTGTTGCAAAAATTTACAATTAAAGAGCACAGGCTGATATGGAGCAGCATTTCCCGCACATG GATGGACTCAGAACGCATCTTACATCAAAGAGTGAATATGGTGCCTTTTGCTTTGTTTGGATTAGACAAGGCTGCAGTCAAAGTTCAGTCTCCTCTGCAAGCAGATGGAATATACACAGAGGTCATCAATGAGAAATTTCACCAGCCCACTCTTAGTTTTGGAGAGCTTGTAGGAGTTTACTTCAGTGGAGAAAAGCCTAAAGGAGTCCTGGAGATTGAAGAAATGCTTAAG GTGGGTACGACTCTTACCGGCATCGGCGAGTTGACCCTAGACACAGACGGCACCGTGACTCTTCGTCCCCCCTCTGATAATTCTCCATATTTCTTGAGCTTGACAGACTTTGAAAACCTGCGAAATGAAACTTGCAACATAGCTGTTTTTTGGAAGGTGCTAGTTGTTGTCTCGGCCTTGGCCGGGACAGCAGTGCTCTTCTGGGCCGGCCTACGATTCTACCGCACCTTTAAGGATCGCTGGGAGCAGGACGCAGCATCCAGGGAGTTTGCCCGTCAGCAAGCTGAAGCCGCAAGACTGCGTGCCGAAAGAGCAAATGCAGAAGGTTCTGAAGAGGAAGACAACAATCAAATGGGGAATGTCTGTGTGATCTGTCTCAGTGAACCAAGGGACTGCATCCTGTTGGACTGTGCACACGTatgctgctgcttcacctgctaCCAGGCCCTCCCACAAAGAACGTGCCCCATCTGTCGGCAGAACATTGCCCGGGTTCTGCCGTTTTATCAGCCTTAA
- the alg3 gene encoding dol-P-Man:Man(5)GlcNAc(2)-PP-Dol alpha-1,3-mannosyltransferase — MLAHGVSSTSPLSADMAGGVRRRSPSSPSPLWGKLHTLWQDKHLILFKTEHTLLVVSVLWILEIGINLWVIQKVAYTEIDWKAYMDEVEGVINGTYDYTQLKGDTGPLVYPAGFVYIFTALYYITNHGMNIRLGQYIFAVFYLVTLLLVFRIYNRTKKVPPYVFFFVCCASYRIHSIFVLRLFNDPVAMMLLFAATNLFLDGYWTLGCGVYSLAVSVKMNVLLFAPGLLFCLLWEFGLIRTIPKLSVCAAIQLLLGLPFLLNNPVGYLSRAFDLGRQFMFKWTVNWRFLPEWLFLNRYFHLVLLAAHLLTLLLFALRRWKRPGENIVELLKEPSKRKIPAQSITVDQIVLILFTSNFIGMCFSRSLHYQFYVWYFHTLPYLLWSGGVKKLAHLLRVLILGLIELSWNTYPSTKSSSAALHVCHLIILLCLWLAPPLMEKKEHTTDKGNKRH, encoded by the exons ATGTTGGCGCACGGCGTCTCCTCCACGTCGCCTCTAAGCGCCGACATGGCAGGAGGTGTGCGGAGAAGAAGCCCCAGCTCTCCGTCCCCTCTGTGGGGAAAACTCCACACTCTTTGGCAGGACAAGCACTTGATCCTGTTCAAGACGGAACATACGTTACTGGTGGTTTCAGTGCTGTGGATCCTGGAAATTGGAATAAACCTGTGGGTCATACAGAAAGTGGCAT ACACAGAGATCGACTGGAAGGCGTACATGGATGAGGTGGAGGGGGTCATCAACGGTACCTATGACTACACCCAGCTTAAAGGAGACACCGGCCCTTTGGT GTACCCTGCTGGTTTTGTCTACATCTTCACGGCTCTGTACTACATCACCAACCATGGGATGAACATCCGCCTCGGCCAGtacatttttgcagtgttctaTCTTGTTACGCTGCTGCTTGTCTTCAGAATATACAACCGCACCAAGAAG gttCCGCCGTATGTGTTCTTCTTTGTGTGCTGCGCCTCGTATCGGATCCATTCCATCTTTGTGCTGCGTCTCTTTAATGATCCAGTGGCCATGATGCTGCTGTTTGCAGCCACTAATCTCTTTCTGGATGGATACTGGACTCTGGGCTGTGGTGTGTACAG TTTAGCAGTGTCTGTGAAAATGAACGTGCTTCTTTTTGCCCCTGGATTacttttttgccttttgtgGGAATTTGGCCTCATCAGAACAATCCCTAAACTTTCTGTATGTGCAGCCATACAG CTTCTCCTGGGTTTGCCTTTCCTATTGAACAATCCTGTTGGCTATTTGAGCCGCGCCTTTGATCTGGGCCGTCAGTTCATGTTCAAGTGGACGGTGAACTGGCGCTTCCTGCCAGAGTGGCTCTTCTTGAATCGCTACTTCCACTTGGTCCTGCTGGCAGCTCACCTCCTCACTCTGCTGCTCTTCGCTCTCCGCCGCTGGAAGAG aCCAGGAGAAAACATAGTTGAGCTTCTTAAAGAACCAAGCAAGAGGAAAATCCCTGCTCAAAGCATCACTGTGGATC AGATAGTGCTGATACTCTTTACATCTAACTTCATCGGCATGTGCTTCAGCCGTTCATTGCACTACCAGTTCTACGTGTGGTACTTCCACACGCTGCCTTACTTGCTGTGGAGTGGCGGTGTCAAGAAGTTGGCCCACCTGCTGAG AGTTCTGATTCTTGGACTGATTGAGCTTTCATGGAACACCTATCCCTCGACTAAGAGCAGCTCTGCAGCCCTCCATGTCT
- the camk2n2a gene encoding calcium/calmodulin-dependent protein kinase II inhibitor 1a has protein sequence MSEVLPYNEGKMSGYGADSEVSQMSFSCGLQDTSAFFAASQAKRPPKLGQIGRAKHVVIEDDRIDEVLKGMTDKSSPGV, from the exons ATGTCCGAGGTGCTGCCATACAACGAGGGCAAAATGAGCGGCTACGGAGCGGACAGCGAGGTCAGCCAGATGTCCTTTAGTTGCGGACTGCAGGACACAAGCGCCTTCTTCGCTGCGTCGCAGGCGAAAAGACCCCCAAAGCTGGGACAGATCGGCAGAGCCAAGCACG TGGTCATCGAGGACGACCGAATAGACGAGGTCCTGAAGGGGATGACGGACAAGTCCTCACCTGGCGTTTAA